The Vespa velutina chromosome 17, iVesVel2.1, whole genome shotgun sequence genome segment AAATCAAATAGTCGTGTATTTTGACGAATCGAAGGACGAATCGAATTTTGTTCGAGGCAATGGACTTCAAAAGATTATCTGACAATTGGTTTTCAAATTGTCCTATGGAAAATTAAATACTGTAATacttaaaatattgattaccTCATAAATGATGTAAAGTAGCAATTTTTTCCTAGATATGATTTTCATtgcaaatgattattaatgtattaatatattttcagtaATAGTATAGATGCACAAAAAATTATaggtatcaaaaaaaaaaaaaaaaaaaaaaaaaaaaaaaatgctgatcttcataattgaaaaaatgtttggagcaaaaaaaatatttacatgcaCCTTGCAATTGATTCAGAGGCGTGCAAACTTTTTTGTAACTTTAACCGAACGCAAGATATTTGTTCGGACATCTATGGACGGATATCCTGTATACATAGTGATatttagataatttaattaaattggtCAAATGTGTTAAAAGTCGCAGTTAGATATGTGCTTTGTGATCATACTTATGCCATTACAACTGtgatcaaaaaaattattcattaattgtaCGCATTCAATATATTCATAGCCGCACacataaagtaatattaaacttTCATACTCTTACCCTATCGTCAACTTCGCCAACTCCGACTTCATCATCATTTTCTCTGCAGAGAAAAACGttcgtaaatatatgtatataaatatgcgaGCAATCTAATATCAATACTCACTccatattattcttattctctgAGAATATCCTCAGTAAAAATTCACCTTCTTCGTTAGGATCGAAAGTGCTCGGAACTATACAATAAACTCCAGGTGGTAATTTGAATCGGCATGTAACTTCACGCAAATTAATGAAAGCTGGTGATCGTGCTACGGATGCATTATACTTGAAGAAATTCATATCCAATGGTTTTGGTAATCTTTCAGGATGTTCCAACTgttaaatacattattaattaagaattataacgaattgatggtaataaattaaaagaaatgtacACACATAGTATACAGCAAATCCAATAGTAAGACAATCTGCACCCATTCGTCGTTGAGCTCGTCTATTTTTTTGCATTAGAGCAACTATAACCGTACATTTATCATCATCCTCATCAGGATACTCCAGTGTTATTCGATATTGAGGATTGTGCCAAAATGTTTCTAGAAATATGATATCATTAATAGACTTATTTATCATTCCTAGATTATTTTTGAATTCAACCGATTACCTAAATAATTTCTGCAACCGCCGGCTGTAACTCCACGTACCCACTCTCCTTCAAAAACGCTCATTTCCCATCGTTTCTTTCCGGCATTGATATCACCTTCTGTCAAGGAATCTGGATTCAAGTTACAAATCTCAAGTTGTGTAAAGTATCGTGTAAAATCCTGGAAGGACATCCAAAATTCGCCATCTATGTCGAAAGTTAATCCTAATTCATCTTTTTCGTGATCAGGAATAAATCTCCATTCCGGTGACCTAACATCGAATActttcgttaataaaaaaaaaaaaaaggaacgataacgaaaaatgCGAAAATAATtggttcttaaaaaaaaaaaaaaaaaaaaaaaaaaaaaagaaaaaaaagaaaaaaaaaagaagaaaaagcgatattagttcatttttcaaattagCAATTTGAAATTCTGTGTAATAATTCTGTATAAAAAttctgtatataaataattaatttataatgttatataaataattaataatgactTACTTATCGCTCCAGGGACCGTTCCATTCTGCTTCATTACCCCATGGATTTCGTAATCTGAGCAACGGTATTCTACCATATTGATTTGGCGTCTGAATTTCTACATGCTTAACACGAGTAATACTGTAGGCATGACCTCTGATTAGTCCTTGAGGCGTCTCTGCTTCTAATACGTTTGGATCAGGCTAAAATTACTAGCATATAAATACTCTGCCTTTGAtcgtttgaaatataaaaagtaacgaaaaaattgtttttacctCGATGGAACAACCCATAagagaatttctttcgaatgcCTTTAAAAGAACACTAAATAAGTTCGGTGGAGCTTCCTCCATCTGATACATCTCGGTAACACCACCTGTAAAATCTTCCATCGCTTCGCACGTTGTACCCCCTTTCAAAGCTTCGTAGGATCCATGAAGTTTAGCATAAGCTTTCTCTAAAAGAGCGCTCCAAAATTCATTGCTTTCGGCGGAGTGCATGTATATCAATTCACCATTATAAGTAGGTAGACGATCATCGATGACAACATCCACCCATCTACCATATTGCCAAAATCTGCAACAGATATATaaagcaaaattttttattccgCTTAATAAGATAACAAAATAAGAAtcagaaaattaatttgtttcatttttaaaaaagatataaaacacagatacatatagtatattacttaaaaatcttagaatatttttatgtaagatGATCGACGATATTACGGAATAAATTTGTCGGAATTTCaagagaaatatgaaatagaaagaaagaaacattaacCTGAAGTGAAAAATTCCAGCGTAATTTTCTTGAAAGCTTTGGTCTTCTGGAACAACTTGGAAGAACAAATTTGAATCCATCGTAAGATTTGCAACTGCTGCGAGTAACCAACAATCGCCTAGTTCTCCTTGTTGAACGTCGAATCTTGAGAAACCTTCGACAAAAAGTTGCGGGTCATCCGCGATTTCCTGCAAATTATAATGACAACTCGTCAGTCTAAGGATTaatttcaagagaaaatttgaatttttttttgtttctttttcgttacaCTTGCCATCGGTCTCCTCCattctatgtatctatccGGCCTTTTAGAAAAGTATAGAGATGAATCAGCCGCTAGAAATTCTGGATCCTCAAAGAGTCGTCCGGTTTGAAGACATTCCAATCTTAACGCGTTAAAATCTTGAATTTCACCGCGTGCTCTGATACCTGAACCTTTTTCTCCGAGCTAatggacgaaaagaaaaagatcgctgttaatatttaatttcacaGTTTTATtagtaattacgaaaatagtTTGAAtacaaaaatctaaaaaaatttaacttatTATCATATACATTCAATTTAATACACTTATGCTACacaataatatgaaataataaaaaaatgtatatgcgggcaactttcataattttatcaataatcgataaattgatCATGCATCGAAATAAGTAGTTCTCCTTACGTTGTAACAACGTTTCCCAATAAAATTCGTTGTACTTTTAACGCAATTAGTATTATAGATTAAATcgcgtttcaatgaatttatattcgaGGAATTCAATGGAGGTACCGCGGCGACtttgtgaaaataattctttttttgttgataGGGCGATTGcaatttcgaatatatattgGATTTCGTTTGCGAAATGTGAAGCAACATATTAGCCGATtgcaatgaatttttatttttcttagcaTTTTCAACTGTTGGGGAAAGTTTTAGCACAGCTACACCTTCCTTCAAATATGtcgaataacgataattcgcGCATGATGCtgataatatcgatctttTGTTCACTtcggacatttttttttcttttctttcgtctaattatttaacttctttataataattcgcaTAAACCGTTCCCGAACACATGCGAATTCATACTATTATAAAAGGAATGCTATGgagaattattatcatacatACAAATCATAATGTTATATCAATTAACCGGATAGCAATTAACCACTACTAAGAGTATCGTTAAGTTAAAAGAGACCGCAAGATAGACTTACATAAATTTCCGCTATTAATTAACACaactaaaaatttatttccgtgcttttcaattttaaaagaacACTTTCTTCAttactgtttttattttatatttaattttacaataataaataaccaAAAATCTCagttaatattaatcttatgttatcgatattgttaAACATCGTATAATGTTTTCGATAATTACAGAAGTAGAAatctaaaatttatcatttggGTCAATTTGATAGTGTTAACGAACATTGTGCATCGTGTATTGTGCATCGTGCATCGTGCATCGTGCATATCGacgatatcattttaaattttgACCAATCACTTTTTTCAATAAAGAAGACGAATCATATTccgtaattcttttttatttattaacttgtACCTGAGAgacaattttacaattattgaCATTTAATGGTTCAACCAATGATCTAAAATAtgtaaacataaatacatatgtaccgGTAATTGTGAAAGtaagttaaattatatatttttcgatttgaGATATTTTGAGTTTTATATatggatttattaaaaaatattcgttcagtatgtatcaaaatatttcataaaatacttGCTCTTATAATGTAAATCTTTTTCCTGATTGTAAAGTTTCATGTgttgtttataaaaacaaatattttttaaacttttcaaaactttgaataattttgaaaccattttcaaatttaattgtatatcTTAAAAGTAACTTGTAACGAAGAGATTATgaactttattaaaaaaaaaaaattggtagAAACGAATATTCATTAGcattttatacttataattataattaattaaataattaattaaataatttccatcatttctgtttcttttttttttttgtattcttcgatagcaaaatttgtaatttttaatgcTTTGAGcgcttaaaaatatttttgataaatttactgATATTTATAGCTgcattttctattctctctcaaAAGTTCTGagacttttttgttttaccaACTATTTATGAACTGATCCGTTATGAACGTTCTATAATTATCTTGTTTTCTTACcttatattttgaatttccAGATTTACATTTAATCCGTTATAACCCAATTTTTTGTCATGTCTacaaaaacattatataacgtcaaagttataatattattaattaaaaattttagaaGTTTACAAAAAACACAGGAATATAAATTTGTGATTTTACAATTACATagtattgtaaataattaatatgctTGTAAATTAATCTTAACCCGATTTATCTGTTGACGTTAattgtcttatttatttttattttttagaagcattatttatgtttcatattaatatatctgtTAAATAGGTCGTTTAACTCTATATACTCGAATATACATTTTGTAaagaatattacttttatatcatTACACAAGATTAACTTGTTTGAATTGCTATCTGATGAcatgataaaagaataattattttctttttcacaaattacaaatttacTGGAAAGCAGACTCATAATTACACAACctaatttaacaatttaattttgcATTATTTTACTAAAATAGTTccatattatagtaataaaaatgcaatatttaataaatgaaaaattcatttcaaaccattttcataattataccAGCATATATAATATCCTTAACATTCGTttgataaagattttattgtttgaaatagtcgtttattaaaatcacAAAAGTCCTTTGTTcaatctattataaataacgaaaattcatCATTAATTCGTtgctaaatattttttaattataatcatcagAAATATGTAATTACGATCGTATTAAGAATACATTCAAAAGTAGCTCAaacaattgtattatttttcaagaaaccAGACAAGtgtttattattgaatttaaaataatgcaTGTGtacgtacaatatatatatacatatatatacatactgtCACAATATGCCAAATGAATGCTGCATTCAAATGTTTCCTTCGAATTATTAACTCTTATTATGCGCTCCAATTATGCATAATTAActctttatacttttattttctgctCTTGCaatgcaatttatttattcattatcatttatatatattatatattatataaatataaattatttctatttaattaattaattaattaattttatttattcattcattcattcattcattcattcatacattcattcattcattcatagtTATACTCATATTCAtactcatatttatatttatatttatatttatatttatacttatatttatatttatatttaaaaacaatcaTGTCACCTTAATATCTTCAATATTAAACTCTTAATTTAagctatttaaattattaaatagtatctattttatcaattacataaattaattaatataaataaccattataaaaattaaaaaaatttataaatataaataaattaaaatataaaaatttattcaatattaataaattaaataaattaataataaaacttttctttattctataaacaaatatatactctaaaataattaataaataaattgattaatataatcatcTTATgcatttagaaaaagaaaaagaagacaaaaaataataacgattcattaataaataaatcacaaGTCTATCGACATATATccgttatttttaaatatgcgTCACAAAGTGAATGggacttataaaaaaaagaatctcattaaaacgatataatcatgaaaaaacgtcattataattactgtttaatttatattctctgACACACATCATTCCAAGGAGGAACATGCTtgtattataatcgttctaaCTCATGTCGTACtgcgatatttatatttgtaaaacaaCGTCACTTTCATAAACCGCTATTGGCGGCAAATTTGATAAGGTCTAATGTAGAAAATGTAACCTTTTTATTACAAACGATAAATGTATTTGATTCTCCCTATCCTTCCcctttctcacacacacacacacacacacactctctccccccctctgcTTATGATATcctatatatagaaaaatgccTACCACTTTGATATTGAACAAAGATGGTAATATCCTCTTCACTTCGACAGCCGTTTTAACAAAAACGTCATCGAGCACGTTTCTGTTACATCCATAGTAATCCATTGTTGTATCGTGTTGGTTTTTGTTATCACTTTTTGATCTTATTAGAACTCGCGAAGACACacttacgtttttctttttttttttttcctttttttttctttttctttctttttttttttttttttttatatgttaaaacgtttatatctgtttatatacgaagacgaaaagaatgcgaatgaaaagaaacgtgAAAAGTTTCGTTATATTAAGCacgaatgataaatttaaccTTGTTTCCAGAACGCACAAGTTGCATTGAAATAATGTAAGAAGGCCTTGCGGAATGCATAaaggttattaaaaaattgcaGGTCGAAAGAAACGTGATATGGAACGAGCAGATGTTTTCAAATTGCTTGAACGCACTCTCCGTTCTCTCCCGGCACTACACTAGACATTTTTCTATAGTCCTCGCCCATATTTCGTCACACACGACGATGACGCGACTCGATGCGTCGCAAAATACGAACGATCTTTATAGATTTCTTCTCTTAATAAATTATGTGCTGCTGTATTGTTCGGTTCTTATGTCGATCCTATGACGTTCCAGTTGCACGCGACTCGAATTTTCAACGAGAGAAACACCGAAGTCACGAATTTCTCTATATACTTTGATATGCGTGCTTCTTCTATTTAGTCGCGTGGCAGGCCACCGGTTAACCAGGTCCGTAACAAGAATGACAAGTATTATATTCCGTTATATGTTttcattattccttttttttttttttttttatttatttatttttctatttccaaaTATAGCcaagtttttttaatttgatcaattaattaatttaggacaaattttgttaaatccGATCTGTGATTAATTACGAAATCGAATTGAtacgtaacaaaaaaaatatatatatatatatacttatttttaaatcttcaaAATCAAAATGACGATATTTCAAACATGTAATTCGAAATCAAACTTTAattccaattttattttattattctcagGAGTGtcgttaaagaaattattacgaatGTAATGAAAAGACAATTACACGACAATAACTTTTTGACTCTATTCCTTcgttaatataagaaaaaatgaatgagaaaaGCTTAGGGCCTGGAAACGAGTCGATCGATACCTGGCGCTTGATTCGGCTAAGTTCGACAAACTTCGTTGCCAAGAAAgtaggagagagaagaaaagggggTATTAGAGTTACTCCAACTGTATATGCTTGCTGTGTATcgggaaaaatattttcgcgCGGTAAGTTTGAAATCCATTAAACGACCTTGTAATTAAATTGTTCTGCTCGCTAGTCGtataatacgtatacacataccGGTAAAAGATGATTCACACTACAAAATTTAATCACGTGCATTCTATACTCACTTCATATTCTTTCATTTGCTGCCGTACTAACTTTGGTTCCACTATTTCTGGTTTCCATCCAATATTAAAAGAACTTTTTccgtaattattatacatgactttcgattttatcttattacaatcttgaattataataatcaataaacgGCGTTTTACACTTAGACACCGAGGCGTGTGTCACGCTTGTTTGATTTCTTCTCAAGGCACGAAGTAAAATTCTTCAAAGTGATTGAACTGGGATCTTCTAGAATCTCTTAGATCT includes the following:
- the LOC124955066 gene encoding calpain-A-like isoform X6, producing MDYYGCNRNVLDDVFVKTAVEVKRILPSLFNIKVLGEKGSGIRARGEIQDFNALRLECLQTGRLFEDPEFLAADSSLYFSKRPDRYIEWRRPMEIADDPQLFVEGFSRFDVQQGELGDCWLLAAVANLTMDSNLFFQVVPEDQSFQENYAGIFHFRFWQYGRWVDVVIDDRLPTYNGELIYMHSAESNEFWSALLEKAYAKLHGSYEALKGGTTCEAMEDFTGGVTEMYQMEEAPPNLFSVLLKAFERNSLMGCSIEPDPNVLEAETPQGLIRGHAYSITRVKHVEIQTPNQYGRIPLLRLRNPWGNEAEWNGPWSDKSPEWRFIPDHEKDELGLTFDIDGEFWMSFQDFTRYFTQLEICNLNPDSLTEGDINAGKKRWEMSVFEGEWVRGVTAGGCRNYLETFWHNPQYRITLEYPDEDDDKCTVIVALMQKNRRAQRRMGADCLTIGFAVYYLEHPERLPKPLDMNFFKYNASVARSPAFINLREVTCRFKLPPGVYCIVPSTFDPNEEGEFLLRIFSENKNNMEENDDEVGVGEVDDRVREEPEPDRNIEKVREFFKKLAGDDMEVDWMELKEILDFAMRKELPQSTRRSEAHEPESVQGNGSFIDTVISLLCGIVCNNEQYNKSVDTQDRGFTKDVCRSMVAMLDVDHSGKLGFEEFRTLWNDIRKWRAVFKLYDKDESGYLNAFELRQALNSAGYRLNNHILNILVHRYGTKDGKIMFDDYIMCAVRLKTMIDMFRERDPDQTNSATFTMEEWIEKTLYS
- the LOC124955066 gene encoding calpain-A-like isoform X8, translating into MDYYGCNRNVLDDVFVKTAVEVKRILPSLFNIKVLGEKGSGIRARGEIQDFNALRLECLQTGRLFEDPEFLAADSSLYFSKRPDRYIEWRRPMEIADDPQLFVEGFSRFDVQQGELGDCWLLAAVANLTMDSNLFFQVVPEDQSFQENYAGIFHFRFWQYGRWVDVVIDDRLPTYNGELIYMHSAESNEFWSALLEKAYAKLHGSYEALKGGTTCEAMEDFTGGVTEMYQMEEAPPNLFSVLLKAFERNSLMGCSIEPDPNVLEAETPQGLIRGHAYSITRVKHVEIQTPNQYGRIPLLRLRNPWGNEAEWNGPWSDKSPEWRFIPDHEKDELGLTFDIDGEFWMSFQDFTRYFTQLEICNLNPDSLTEGDINAGKKRWEMSVFEGEWVRGVTAGGCRNYLETFWHNPQYRITLEYPDEDDDKCTVIVALMQKNRRAQRRMGADCLTIGFAVYYLEHPERLPKPLDMNFFKYNASVARSPAFINLREVTCRFKLPPGVYCIVPSTFDPNEEGEFLLRIFSENKNNMEENDDEVGVGEVDDRVREEPEPDRNIEKVREFFKKLAGDDMEVDWMELKEILDFAMRKDTQDRGFTKDVCRSMVAMLDVDHSGKLGFEEFRTLWNDIRKWRAVFKLYDKDESGYLNAFELRQALNSAGYRLNNHILNILVHRYGTKDGKIMFDDYIMCAVRLKTMIDMFRERDPDQTNSATFTMEEWIEKTLYS
- the LOC124955066 gene encoding calpain-A-like isoform X1 gives rise to the protein MMNYSYYYIKTIDDGSENPKTYKFLKGNTKLQETPKDVWSTIGRYELRSRLLRGGLSGSGDIHHPGNVTFKLGEKGSGIRARGEIQDFNALRLECLQTGRLFEDPEFLAADSSLYFSKRPDRYIEWRRPMEIADDPQLFVEGFSRFDVQQGELGDCWLLAAVANLTMDSNLFFQVVPEDQSFQENYAGIFHFRFWQYGRWVDVVIDDRLPTYNGELIYMHSAESNEFWSALLEKAYAKLHGSYEALKGGTTCEAMEDFTGGVTEMYQMEEAPPNLFSVLLKAFERNSLMGCSIEPDPNVLEAETPQGLIRGHAYSITRVKHVEIQTPNQYGRIPLLRLRNPWGNEAEWNGPWSDKSPEWRFIPDHEKDELGLTFDIDGEFWMSFQDFTRYFTQLEICNLNPDSLTEGDINAGKKRWEMSVFEGEWVRGVTAGGCRNYLETFWHNPQYRITLEYPDEDDDKCTVIVALMQKNRRAQRRMGADCLTIGFAVYYLEHPERLPKPLDMNFFKYNASVARSPAFINLREVTCRFKLPPGVYCIVPSTFDPNEEGEFLLRIFSENKNNMEENDDEVGVGEVDDRVINPKGTNIEADDEKVREEPEPDRNIEKVREFFKKLAGDDMEVDWMELKEILDFAMRKELPQSTRRSEAHEPESVQGNGSFIDTVISLLCGIVCNNEQYNKSVDTQDRGFTKDVCRSMVAMLDVDHSGKLGFEEFRTLWNDIRKWRAVFKLYDKDESGYLNAFELRQALNSAGYRLNNHILNILVHRYGTKDGKIMFDDYIMCAVRLKTMIDMFRERDPDQTNSATFTMEEWIEKTLYS
- the LOC124955066 gene encoding calpain-A-like isoform X2, whose translation is MMNYSYYYIKTIDDGSENPKTYKFLKGNTKLQETPKDVWSTIGRYELRSRLLRGGLSGSGDIHHPGNVTFKLGEKGSGIRARGEIQDFNALRLECLQTGRLFEDPEFLAADSSLYFSKRPDRYIEWRRPMEIADDPQLFVEGFSRFDVQQGELGDCWLLAAVANLTMDSNLFFQVVPEDQSFQENYAGIFHFRFWQYGRWVDVVIDDRLPTYNGELIYMHSAESNEFWSALLEKAYAKLHGSYEALKGGTTCEAMEDFTGGVTEMYQMEEAPPNLFSVLLKAFERNSLMGCSIEPDPNVLEAETPQGLIRGHAYSITRVKHVEIQTPNQYGRIPLLRLRNPWGNEAEWNGPWSDKSPEWRFIPDHEKDELGLTFDIDGEFWMSFQDFTRYFTQLEICNLNPDSLTEGDINAGKKRWEMSVFEGEWVRGVTAGGCRNYLETFWHNPQYRITLEYPDEDDDKCTVIVALMQKNRRAQRRMGADCLTIGFAVYYLEHPERLPKPLDMNFFKYNASVARSPAFINLREVTCRFKLPPGVYCIVPSTFDPNEEGEFLLRIFSENKNNMEENDDEVGVGEVDDRVREEPEPDRNIEKVREFFKKLAGDDMEVDWMELKEILDFAMRKELPQSTRRSEAHEPESVQGNGSFIDTVISLLCGIVCNNEQYNKSVDTQDRGFTKDVCRSMVAMLDVDHSGKLGFEEFRTLWNDIRKWRAVFKLYDKDESGYLNAFELRQALNSAGYRLNNHILNILVHRYGTKDGKIMFDDYIMCAVRLKTMIDMFRERDPDQTNSATFTMEEWIEKTLYS
- the LOC124955066 gene encoding calpain-A-like isoform X4, encoding MYNNYGKSSFNIGWKPEIVEPKLVRQQMKEYELGEKGSGIRARGEIQDFNALRLECLQTGRLFEDPEFLAADSSLYFSKRPDRYIEWRRPMEIADDPQLFVEGFSRFDVQQGELGDCWLLAAVANLTMDSNLFFQVVPEDQSFQENYAGIFHFRFWQYGRWVDVVIDDRLPTYNGELIYMHSAESNEFWSALLEKAYAKLHGSYEALKGGTTCEAMEDFTGGVTEMYQMEEAPPNLFSVLLKAFERNSLMGCSIEPDPNVLEAETPQGLIRGHAYSITRVKHVEIQTPNQYGRIPLLRLRNPWGNEAEWNGPWSDKSPEWRFIPDHEKDELGLTFDIDGEFWMSFQDFTRYFTQLEICNLNPDSLTEGDINAGKKRWEMSVFEGEWVRGVTAGGCRNYLETFWHNPQYRITLEYPDEDDDKCTVIVALMQKNRRAQRRMGADCLTIGFAVYYLEHPERLPKPLDMNFFKYNASVARSPAFINLREVTCRFKLPPGVYCIVPSTFDPNEEGEFLLRIFSENKNNMEENDDEVGVGEVDDRVINPKGTNIEADDEKVREEPEPDRNIEKVREFFKKLAGDDMEVDWMELKEILDFAMRKELPQSTRRSEAHEPESVQGNGSFIDTVISLLCGIVCNNEQYNKSVDTQDRGFTKDVCRSMVAMLDVDHSGKLGFEEFRTLWNDIRKWRAVFKLYDKDESGYLNAFELRQALNSAGYRLNNHILNILVHRYGTKDGKIMFDDYIMCAVRLKTMIDMFRERDPDQTNSATFTMEEWIEKTLYS
- the LOC124955066 gene encoding calpain-A-like isoform X5; amino-acid sequence: MMNYSYYYIKTIDDGSENPKTYKFLKGNTKLQETPKDVWSTIGRYELRSRLLRGGLSGSGDIHHPGNVTFKLGEKGSGIRARGEIQDFNALRLECLQTGRLFEDPEFLAADSSLYFSKRPDRYIEWRRPMEIADDPQLFVEGFSRFDVQQGELGDCWLLAAVANLTMDSNLFFQVVPEDQSFQENYAGIFHFRFWQYGRWVDVVIDDRLPTYNGELIYMHSAESNEFWSALLEKAYAKLHGSYEALKGGTTCEAMEDFTGGVTEMYQMEEAPPNLFSVLLKAFERNSLMGCSIEPDPNVLEAETPQGLIRGHAYSITRVKHVEIQTPNQYGRIPLLRLRNPWGNEAEWNGPWSDKSPEWRFIPDHEKDELGLTFDIDGEFWMSFQDFTRYFTQLEICNLNPDSLTEGDINAGKKRWEMSVFEGEWVRGVTAGGCRNYLETFWHNPQYRITLEYPDEDDDKCTVIVALMQKNRRAQRRMGADCLTIGFAVYYLEHPERLPKPLDMNFFKYNASVARSPAFINLREVTCRFKLPPGVYCIVPSTFDPNEEGEFLLRIFSENKNNMEENDDEVGVGEVDDRVINPKGTNIEADDEKVREEPEPDRNIEKVREFFKKLAGDDMEVDWMELKEILDFAMRKDTQDRGFTKDVCRSMVAMLDVDHSGKLGFEEFRTLWNDIRKWRAVFKLYDKDESGYLNAFELRQALNSAGYRLNNHILNILVHRYGTKDGKIMFDDYIMCAVRLKTMIDMFRERDPDQTNSATFTMEEWIEKTLYS
- the LOC124955066 gene encoding calpain-A-like isoform X7, with translation MMNYSYYYIKTIDDGSENPKTYKFLKGNTKLQETPKDVWSTIGRYELRSRLLRGGLSGSGDIHHPGNVTFKLGEKGSGIRARGEIQDFNALRLECLQTGRLFEDPEFLAADSSLYFSKRPDRYIEWRRPMEIADDPQLFVEGFSRFDVQQGELGDCWLLAAVANLTMDSNLFFQVVPEDQSFQENYAGIFHFRFWQYGRWVDVVIDDRLPTYNGELIYMHSAESNEFWSALLEKAYAKLHGSYEALKGGTTCEAMEDFTGGVTEMYQMEEAPPNLFSVLLKAFERNSLMGCSIEPDPNVLEAETPQGLIRGHAYSITRVKHVEIQTPNQYGRIPLLRLRNPWGNEAEWNGPWSDKSPEWRFIPDHEKDELGLTFDIDGEFWMSFQDFTRYFTQLEICNLNPDSLTEGDINAGKKRWEMSVFEGEWVRGVTAGGCRNYLETFWHNPQYRITLEYPDEDDDKCTVIVALMQKNRRAQRRMGADCLTIGFAVYYLEHPERLPKPLDMNFFKYNASVARSPAFINLREVTCRFKLPPGVYCIVPSTFDPNEEGEFLLRIFSENKNNMEENDDEVGVGEVDDRVREEPEPDRNIEKVREFFKKLAGDDMEVDWMELKEILDFAMRKDTQDRGFTKDVCRSMVAMLDVDHSGKLGFEEFRTLWNDIRKWRAVFKLYDKDESGYLNAFELRQALNSAGYRLNNHILNILVHRYGTKDGKIMFDDYIMCAVRLKTMIDMFRERDPDQTNSATFTMEEWIEKTLYS
- the LOC124955066 gene encoding calpain-A-like isoform X3 → MDYYGCNRNVLDDVFVKTAVEVKRILPSLFNIKVLGEKGSGIRARGEIQDFNALRLECLQTGRLFEDPEFLAADSSLYFSKRPDRYIEWRRPMEIADDPQLFVEGFSRFDVQQGELGDCWLLAAVANLTMDSNLFFQVVPEDQSFQENYAGIFHFRFWQYGRWVDVVIDDRLPTYNGELIYMHSAESNEFWSALLEKAYAKLHGSYEALKGGTTCEAMEDFTGGVTEMYQMEEAPPNLFSVLLKAFERNSLMGCSIEPDPNVLEAETPQGLIRGHAYSITRVKHVEIQTPNQYGRIPLLRLRNPWGNEAEWNGPWSDKSPEWRFIPDHEKDELGLTFDIDGEFWMSFQDFTRYFTQLEICNLNPDSLTEGDINAGKKRWEMSVFEGEWVRGVTAGGCRNYLETFWHNPQYRITLEYPDEDDDKCTVIVALMQKNRRAQRRMGADCLTIGFAVYYLEHPERLPKPLDMNFFKYNASVARSPAFINLREVTCRFKLPPGVYCIVPSTFDPNEEGEFLLRIFSENKNNMEENDDEVGVGEVDDRVINPKGTNIEADDEKVREEPEPDRNIEKVREFFKKLAGDDMEVDWMELKEILDFAMRKELPQSTRRSEAHEPESVQGNGSFIDTVISLLCGIVCNNEQYNKSVDTQDRGFTKDVCRSMVAMLDVDHSGKLGFEEFRTLWNDIRKWRAVFKLYDKDESGYLNAFELRQALNSAGYRLNNHILNILVHRYGTKDGKIMFDDYIMCAVRLKTMIDMFRERDPDQTNSATFTMEEWIEKTLYS